The Candidatus Hydrogenedens sp. genome has a segment encoding these proteins:
- a CDS encoding CerR family C-terminal domain-containing protein: MSIQDYTDKYKKLELIETAGPLFAELGLKGTSIRSIADKCKVNIASINYYFGSKENFYTETLRYVAWQVQCPLAQKILKDPKIDFSSKKTKCQIIQNLIKERVQNYLSDKYPMWYAKLLLRSLIEPPTMFETVISNTFIPELNALVEVIAKCVPEIDKEKCKFWAFSILGEISFYVFAEPGIKMSLGLTEKKYNSKILEQLQNHITGLILKGLGLT, translated from the coding sequence ATGAGTATTCAAGACTATACAGACAAATATAAAAAGTTAGAACTTATTGAAACCGCAGGTCCTCTTTTTGCCGAATTAGGCTTAAAGGGAACCTCCATAAGAAGTATTGCAGATAAATGCAAAGTTAATATTGCTTCTATAAACTATTATTTCGGTTCAAAAGAAAATTTTTATACAGAAACACTTCGCTATGTTGCGTGGCAGGTTCAATGTCCACTGGCTCAAAAAATCTTAAAAGATCCCAAAATAGATTTTTCTTCAAAAAAAACAAAGTGTCAAATAATACAAAATTTAATCAAAGAACGAGTGCAAAATTATCTTTCTGATAAATACCCCATGTGGTATGCGAAGTTATTACTTAGAAGTCTTATCGAGCCTCCTACCATGTTTGAAACTGTGATTTCTAACACATTTATCCCAGAATTGAATGCATTGGTCGAAGTTATTGCAAAATGTGTTCCTGAAATAGACAAAGAAAAGTGTAAATTTTGGGCTTTTTCTATTCTCGGTGAGATTTCCTTTTACGTATTTGCGGAACCCGGTATTAAGATGTCTTTGGGATTAACAGAGAAAAAATATAATTCAAAAATTTTGGAGCAACTGCAAAATCACATAACAGGTCTAATCCTAAAAGGTTTAGGACTTACATAG